One segment of Dolichospermum sp. DET69 DNA contains the following:
- the dndC gene encoding DNA phosphorothioation system sulfurtransferase DndC: MTTAQQPENKNQPNRTVPELVEYIQVLSTEIQELYCLDEIPWVVGYSGGKDSTATLQLIWSAISGLPPEKRTKPIHVITTDTGVENPYVSTWVRSSHKHIELAAKEQRMPMQPHILEPEIADTYWVGLIGKGYPAPRQKFRWCTGRLKINPSNRFIRDVVRSSGEAIVILGIRKAESPRRAATMKKYEERRVRDRLSPNASLPNSLVYSPIEDWRTDEVWVYLMQWENPWGHSNKDLFTMYRESTADNECPLVVDTSTPSCGSSRFGCWVCTLVERDKSLNAMIQNNDEKEWLQPIVDFRRELDIENDREKRDFRRLRGEVQLFERNIEGETSVEPIPGPYTKYWREYWLRKLLTAQKEMRQNAPENMRDITLISQAELSEIRRIWLEEKHEFDDSVPRIYEEVTEEVFKDPRPGADHSILGSDEWGVLEEICDGDGMHLELMARLLDTERQFKKKTRRVGIYDSLEKCFDTSSRSPKQAIENAHLKRDLRQAALEGDVATIREKFKQLSLGDTPDKEESKVPSWANIKYAKKDDNVE, encoded by the coding sequence ATGACTACAGCACAACAACCAGAAAATAAAAATCAGCCGAATCGTACTGTACCAGAGTTAGTGGAGTATATCCAAGTTCTGTCTACAGAAATTCAAGAATTGTATTGTTTAGATGAGATACCTTGGGTAGTAGGCTATTCAGGTGGAAAAGACAGCACTGCTACTTTACAGCTTATATGGAGTGCAATTTCTGGACTTCCACCGGAAAAAAGAACTAAGCCAATTCATGTAATTACAACAGATACAGGGGTAGAAAATCCCTATGTTTCTACTTGGGTGCGTAGTTCTCATAAGCATATAGAATTAGCTGCTAAAGAGCAGAGAATGCCAATGCAACCCCATATATTAGAACCAGAAATTGCGGATACATACTGGGTAGGTTTAATTGGTAAAGGGTATCCTGCACCCCGTCAAAAGTTTCGTTGGTGTACTGGACGGTTGAAAATCAATCCATCTAATCGTTTTATTCGTGATGTTGTGAGAAGTAGCGGTGAAGCTATTGTAATCTTAGGTATTCGTAAAGCAGAAAGCCCTCGTCGCGCTGCCACAATGAAAAAATATGAAGAAAGACGAGTGCGCGATCGCCTTAGTCCTAATGCCAGCTTACCTAATTCACTTGTTTATAGTCCTATTGAAGATTGGCGAACTGATGAGGTTTGGGTATATTTAATGCAATGGGAAAATCCTTGGGGACATAGTAATAAAGATTTATTTACTATGTATAGAGAATCAACAGCAGATAATGAATGTCCTTTAGTTGTTGATACTTCTACTCCTAGTTGTGGTAGTTCTCGTTTTGGTTGCTGGGTTTGCACGCTTGTGGAACGTGATAAATCTTTGAACGCAATGATTCAAAATAATGATGAAAAAGAATGGTTACAACCAATAGTTGATTTTCGTCGAGAATTAGATATTGAAAATGACCGTGAAAAAAGAGATTTTCGGCGTTTACGGGGAGAAGTTCAATTATTTGAACGCAATATAGAGGGTGAAACATCTGTTGAACCTATACCCGGTCCATATACAAAATATTGGCGAGAATATTGGCTCAGAAAATTATTAACAGCGCAAAAAGAAATGCGTCAAAATGCGCCTGAAAATATGCGCGATATTACTCTGATTTCTCAAGCAGAATTGAGTGAAATTCGTCGAATATGGTTAGAAGAAAAACACGAATTTGATGATAGTGTCCCCCGCATATATGAAGAAGTCACAGAAGAAGTATTTAAAGATCCCCGTCCTGGTGCTGACCATAGCATACTTGGAAGTGATGAATGGGGAGTATTAGAAGAAATTTGTGACGGTGACGGAATGCACTTAGAATTAATGGCCAGACTATTAGATACAGAAAGGCAATTTAAGAAAAAAACTCGCCGTGTCGGTATCTACGACAGCCTAGAAAAATGCTTTGATACAAGTTCTCGTTCTCCAAAGCAAGCCATTGAAAATGCCCATTTAAAACGGGATTTACGACAAGCAGCATTAGAAGGTGACGTAGCTACAATTCGGGAAAAATTCAAGCAATTAAGTTTAGGAGATACGCCTGATAAGGAAGAGAGTAAAGTACCAAGTTGGGCTAATATCAAATATGCAAAAAAGGATGATAATGTGGAATAA